GCGGGATTCGCACCTTGTCCGGCATGTACGCCGTAGCCGCCATCTGCATCGCTGCCGTAGGCTTCAACCTGCCCAGCTCGTGGGCGGCACTGGCGCTGTTTGTCGCAGCCATGCTCGGTCTGGGCGCGGGTAACGGCGCAGTATTCCAGCTGGTCCCACAGCGTTTCCGCAAGGAAATCGGCGTCATGACCGGCCTGATAGGCATGGCCGGCGGCATTGGTGGCTTCCTGCTGGCAGCCGGTCTGGGTGCAATCAAGCAAAACACCGGCGACTACCAGCTCGGCCTGTGGTTGTTCGCCCTCCTTGGCGTCCTGGCCTGGTTCGGCCTGCTCAACGTCAAGCGCCGCTGGAGAACCACTTGGGGTTCGGCAGCAGTTACCGCCGCCCGCGTCTGAGGTAGGCAATGAGCCTGCAACTGAGTTTCGCCCAGTGCAGCGCCAGCGGTCCGCGACCGGAAAACCAGGACGCCCTGCGCCTGGTGACGCCGGTCCCGGCGCTCGCCGCCAGCAAGGGTTATCTGTTCGCGGTTGCCGATGGTGTCAGCCAGTGCGTCGATGGCGCACTGGCGGCGCAATCCACCTTGCAGGCCCTGGCGCTGGACTATTACTCCACGCCGGAAACCTGGGGCATCGCCCAGTCGCTGGATCGCCTGCTGCTGGCGCAGAATCGCTGGTTGTTGGCCAATGGCTTACTGACCACGCTGAGCGCACTGGTGCTGCGCGGCCGGCGATTCACCCTGGCCCATGTCGGCGATTGTCGGGCCTATCGCTGGCACCGAGGTGAATTGCAGCGCATCAGCGACGACCACGTCTGGGAACAACCAGACATGCAGCATGTGCTCAAGCGCGCACTCGGGCTGGATCAGTACGTGGTCATGGATTACCTGGACGGCGAACTGCGCGAAGGTGAGCGGTTGCTGCTGGTCAGTGACGGAGTCTGGGCTACGCTGGGGGATGCCAGCATCCGCTCGATTCTCACCGAACAGGACGATCTCGACACCGCGGTGCAGACCCTGGTCAATGCCGCGCATCTGGCAGGCAGTCAGGATAATGCCAGCGCCCTGCTGATCCACATCGATAAGCTGGGCCAGGACGATCTCGGCGATACGCTGGTCCAGCTTCAGCAATGGCCGTTGCCGCCAGCGCTGAAAGCCGGTCAGCGCTTCGAGGGTTTCGAAGTGGTCAGCCTGCTGGCGGAATCGCGGCAGTCATTGCTTTATCGGGTCTGCGACCCGCTCGGCCAGCGGTGGCTCCTGAAAACCCTGCCAGCCAATCGGCATGACGAAACCAACGCAGGGCAAAGCCTGTTGCTGGAAGAGTGGTTTCTGCGTCGGGTAGCCGGGCGTTACTTTCCCGAACTGCATCCTGCCCCGGATCGTCAGCATCTGTACTACCTGATGCGCGAACACGGTGGCCGCACGCTGGCCGAGCTGTTTGCGCTCAGCGGTCCTGTTTCCGTTGCGCATTGGCAGGATCTGGCGACACGCCTGCTGCGCGCCGTGGGTTTGCTGCATCGGCGCAATATCATTCATCGCGACATCAAGCCGGAAAACCTGCTGCTTGATGACGACGGCGAATTGCGCCTGCTGGATTTCGGGCTGGCGTATTGCCCCGGTCTGTCGGCACCGGCTGACGAACTGCCCGGCACCCCGAGTTTTATTGCGCCAGAGGCTTTCAATGGTGCAGAACCCGGCCCTCAGCAGGACTTGTACGCCGTCGGCGTCACGCTCTATTACCTCCTGACCGGCCATTATCCGTACGGCGAAATAGAGGCGTTTCAACATCGGCGGTTCGGCACCCCGGTTCCCGCCAGCCGCTATCGGCCGGATGTACCGGACTGGCTGGATCACAGCCTGCAACAGGCACTGCACGCCGAGCCGGATTCACGCTATGAAACGGCGGAACAGTGGCTGCTGCAACTGGAACAGGCCGAACACCGGCCGGTGGTCCAGCATCGGCCACTGCTGGAACGCGAGCCGCTCAAGGTATGGCGCAGCCTGGCGCTGGTGTCGTTGCTGGTGAACCTGATCCTGATCATCTGGCTGTTGCGCCACTGAGCATTGCGCCCCGCTTCGGTGCAAAGCGCACCAAAGCGGGAACCTCCGCCATCCCGTTGGAGCGAGACTTGCCCGCGAAGGCGTCCATTCAGGCGACGATAGTGGCAACAGAGACACCGATTCGCGGTCAAGCCTCGCTCCAACGGAGTCTGAATCCACTCTGGCACAACCCATGCATATCCCATCTCAAGCAACTCACATTTAGCCCTGACCTTCAACGACGAAGGCCTGGGCTTCCCGAGATAACGGGATCGGACAAAGGCGTCCTCGCTAGGTAACTAGCGGGACGCCTTTTTTGTTTGCACGGATTTTGTCGAGCGCGCCCATGGTGGATCTCGGAGGCAACATGAAAAAACTCAAACTGGTGATGATCGGCAATGGCATGGCCGGGGTGCGAACTCTGGAAGAGCTGCTCAAGCTGAGCAATGACCTGTACGACATCACCGTGTTCGGCGCCGAGCCGCACCCCAATTACAATCGCATCCTGCTGTCGCCCGTGCTGGCCGGCGAGCAGAAATTCGATGACATCGTGCTCAACGATCTGGACTGGTACCTGAGCAACAACATCAAACTGCTGCTCAACCGCAGCGTGGTGAAGATCGATCGCACGAAACGAATCGTCACCGCCGACGATGGCACTCAGGCCCATTACGACCGCCTGCTGATCGCCACCGGCTCCAAACCGTTCATTCCGCCGATTCCCGGCAACACTCTGGATGGCGTCATCGGTTATCGGGACATTGCCGACACGCAGCAGATGATTCACACCGCGCGCACCCATAAACATGCCGTAGTCATCGGCGGCGGTCTGTTAGGGCTTGAAGCCGCCAACGGCCTGAAGCTACGCGGCATGGACGTCACGGTGGTACACATCGGCAAATGGCTGCTGGAGCGCCAGCTGGACCAGACCTCGGCGCAGTTGCTGCAGCACGCCCTTGAAGAGCGCGGCCTGAGATTCCGTCTTGGCGAGCAAACCAAGGCGCTGCTCGACGATGGCGAAGGTCGGGTCAAGGCCGTGCAGTTCTCCAACGGCGATGTTGTGCCTGCGGACCTGGTGGTGATGGCCGCGGGCGTGCGCCCTGCCATCGAGCTGGCCGAACAGGCGGGCATCCCGTGTGACCGAGGCATTCTGGTCAGCGACACCTTGCAGACCTTCGATCCACGCATCTACGCCATCGGCGAATGCGCCAGCCACCGGGGAACGGCCTACGGCCTGGTCGCGCCGCTGTTCGAACAAGCCAAGGTCTGCGCCAACCATCTCGCGCAACTGGGCTTCGCCAGCTACAAGGGTTCGGTGACCTCGACCAAACTGAAAGTCACCGGCATCGACCTGTTTTCCGCCGGCGACTTCATGGGTGGCGACGGCACCGAAAGCATCACCCTTCGCGACCCCATCAGCGGCAGCTACAAGAAACTGGTGATCAAGAATGACCTGCTGGTGGGCGCGTGCCTGTACGGCGACACTGCGGATGGCGGCTGGTACCTGCGGCAGATTCGCGAAGCACGCTGCATTGGTAACAGCCGCGATCACTTGATGTTCGGCGAAAACAGTCTGGGCGCTGCCACCGGTGTAAATAGCGGTGTTGCGTTATGCGCCTGACCGAGACCGAGGTCCAGACCCCATCTCTGACTCAGATCACCGCATCGACCTGCTGCTATTGCGGCGTGGGCTGCGGTGTATTGATCGAACATGACGAAGATAAAATCCTCGGCGTCAGCGGCGATCCACAGCATCCGGCCAACTTCGGCAAACTGTGCAGCAAAGGTTCAAGCCTGCATCTGACCGGTGATCTCAGTGCCCGAGCCTTGTATCCGGAACTGCGCCTGGGCAAATCCCTGGCCCGCAGCGTGACCGACTGGGACACGGCACTGGATCACGCCGCCGAGGTGTTCGCCCAAACCATCGCCGAACACGGCCCGGACAGCGTGGCTTTCTACATTTCCGGTCAACTGCTGACTGAAGACTATTACGCGTTCAACAAGCTGGCTCGGGCCCTGGTTGGCACCAACAATATCGACAGCAATTCGCGCCTGTGCATGTCTTCCGCCGTGGTGGGCTACAAACGCAGCTTGGGTGCGGATGCGCCGCCGTGCAGTTACGAGGACATCGAACTCAGCGATTGCGTGCTGATCGTCGGCAGCAACATGGCCTACGCGCATCCGATCCTGTTTCGGCGCCTTGAAGCCGCCAAAAGCAGCCGCCCGGAGATGAAAATCATCGTCATCGACCCCCGCCGCACCGACACCTGCGAGCTGGCCGATCTGCACCTGGCGATTCAACCGGGAACCGATGTCGCCCTGTTTCACGGCATCCTGCATCTGCTGCTCTGGGAAGGCTGGATCGACCGCGACTTCATCGACACGCACACCGAAGGCTATGCCGAGCTCAAAGCGCTGGTTCACGACTACCCACCGCAGCGGGTGGCAGATCTGTGCGGCGTGTCTGTCGAGCAATTGCAGACCTGCGCGCGCTGGGTCGGGCAGGCGCCGAGCTTCCTGTCGCTGTGGTGCATGGGTCTGAATCAGTCCACGTCCGGCAGCGCGAAAAACAGCGCACTGATCAATCTGCATCTGGCGACCGGGCAAATTGGCCGGCCCGGTGCCGGACCTTTCTCCCTGACCGGCCAGCCCAACGCCATGGGCGGCCGGGAAACCGGCAGTCTGTCCAACCTGTTGCCCGGCCACCGGGAAGCCGCCAACTCTGAGCATCGCGCCGAAGTTGCCGAGTACTGGGGGATCGACAGCCTGCCGGAAACACCGGGGCTGTCCGCCATCGAACTGTTCGAGCAGGTGCAGGCCGGCAAGATCAAAGCCTTGTGGATCGCCTGCACCAACCCCGCGCAATCCTTGCCTGATCAACATAAAGTCCAGCAAGCCCTGACCACCTGCCCGTTCGTGGTCCTGCAAGAAGCCTTTCGCACCACCGAAACAGCGCGCTTCGCCGACCTGCTGCTGCCCGCCGCCAGCTGGGGCGAAAAAGAAGGCACGGTGACCAATTCCGAGCGACGTATTTCCCATGTGCGCCGGGCGATTCCGGCACCTGGCGCAGCGCGGCCGGATTGGGCGATCACCGTGGATTTCGCCCGACGCCTGCAAGCCCGGCTGCAACCCGACGCGCCTGCGCTGTTCGAGTTTGCCCGGCCACAAGCGCTGTTCGATGAATACAAAGTCCTGACTCGGGGCCGCGATCTGGACCTGTCCGGCATCAGCTACGCGATCCTCGACCAGAGCGGCCCGCAGCAATGGCCGTTCCCGGAGGGCGCCACACTTGGCACGCCACGATTGTACGCGGACGGGATTTTCCCTACGCCGTCCGGCCGCGCCAGATTTATTGCCGACGTGTATCGCGCGCCCAGCGAGCTGCGTGACGCGCGCTATCCGCTGACCCTCAACACGGGCCGCCTGCGTGACCAATGGCATGGCATGAGCCGCACAGGTACGGCTGCGCGTCTGTTTGGCCATGTCAGCGAAGCGGTTCTGGGCCTCAATGCTGACGAACTGAATCGCCACCGCCTGCAGCCCGGCGATCTGGTGAGCCTGACCAGTCGACGCGGCAGCATCGTGGTGCCGGTTGGCAGCGACGACAGCCTGCGCTCGGGGCAGGCATTTTTGCCCATGCATTGGGGCGATCGCTTCCTCAAGGGCGGGGTCAACCTGCTGACCCAACCGGCATTCGATCCGCTGTCCAAGCAGCCCGAGCTGAAGCATTCGGGGGTCCGCATCGACAAGATCGACCTGCCCTGGAAGCTCTTCGTCCTGATCGAAGGCGATATGCAAACGTTGCTCACAGCAATACGCCCACTGTGCGAAGCCTTCGATTACGTCAGCCTAGGCCTGGCCGGTCGGGAACGTCCGGGGTTGGTGATCAACGCGGCCAACGCCGCCGCACCGGAACCCGAGCTGTTGCAGGAAATCGACCGGATTCTTGGCCTGAATGAAGGGCCGGTCATGGCCTATGACGACCCGAAACGCTCCATCGGCAAGCGTGTACGTCTCGAAAACGGGCGGATTACTGCCGTGCGACTGGCGGGTGAAACCCTGGCTCGTCACTGGCTGCAAAGCCAATGGCTCGAAGGCAGCCTCAACGACAACTTGCGCCGTTGGCTGCTGGCACCGCTCAGCACGCCGCCGGGCGCGGGCTCGACGCCAACGCGCGGCGGCAAGATTTTGTGCAACTGCATGAACGTCAGTGAAGGGGCAATCGTTGCCGGTATCGCTCAAGGCCTGGACTTGGGTCAATTGAAGACACAACTGGGCTGCGGCAGCATGTGCGGCTCCTGCGTGCCAGAAATCAAACGGCTGCTGACAGCCGTCGCGATCAATTAAGGGGTGAACAGCATGAGTGCAAAAGTCTGGCTGGTGGGCGCAGGTCCCGGTGATCCGGAGTTACTCACTCTCAAGGCCGTGCGGGCGTTGCGGGAAGCCGATGTGGTGCTGATCGACGATCTGGTCAACACCGCCGTGCTTGAACATTGCCCGAACGCGCGGGTTATCCCGGTCGGCAAACGCGGCGGCTGTCGCTCGACTCCGCAAGCATTCATCCATCGTCTGATGCTGCGTTACGTGCGTCAGGGCAAATGCGTGGTGCGCCTCAAGGGCGGCGATCCGTGCATTTTCGGGCGCGGCGGCGAAGAAGCCGATTGGTTGCGCGCGC
This genomic window from Pseudomonas sp. G.S.17 contains:
- a CDS encoding bifunctional protein-serine/threonine kinase/phosphatase, with the translated sequence MSLQLSFAQCSASGPRPENQDALRLVTPVPALAASKGYLFAVADGVSQCVDGALAAQSTLQALALDYYSTPETWGIAQSLDRLLLAQNRWLLANGLLTTLSALVLRGRRFTLAHVGDCRAYRWHRGELQRISDDHVWEQPDMQHVLKRALGLDQYVVMDYLDGELREGERLLLVSDGVWATLGDASIRSILTEQDDLDTAVQTLVNAAHLAGSQDNASALLIHIDKLGQDDLGDTLVQLQQWPLPPALKAGQRFEGFEVVSLLAESRQSLLYRVCDPLGQRWLLKTLPANRHDETNAGQSLLLEEWFLRRVAGRYFPELHPAPDRQHLYYLMREHGGRTLAELFALSGPVSVAHWQDLATRLLRAVGLLHRRNIIHRDIKPENLLLDDDGELRLLDFGLAYCPGLSAPADELPGTPSFIAPEAFNGAEPGPQQDLYAVGVTLYYLLTGHYPYGEIEAFQHRRFGTPVPASRYRPDVPDWLDHSLQQALHAEPDSRYETAEQWLLQLEQAEHRPVVQHRPLLEREPLKVWRSLALVSLLVNLILIIWLLRH
- a CDS encoding molybdopterin-dependent oxidoreductase, which translates into the protein MRLTETEVQTPSLTQITASTCCYCGVGCGVLIEHDEDKILGVSGDPQHPANFGKLCSKGSSLHLTGDLSARALYPELRLGKSLARSVTDWDTALDHAAEVFAQTIAEHGPDSVAFYISGQLLTEDYYAFNKLARALVGTNNIDSNSRLCMSSAVVGYKRSLGADAPPCSYEDIELSDCVLIVGSNMAYAHPILFRRLEAAKSSRPEMKIIVIDPRRTDTCELADLHLAIQPGTDVALFHGILHLLLWEGWIDRDFIDTHTEGYAELKALVHDYPPQRVADLCGVSVEQLQTCARWVGQAPSFLSLWCMGLNQSTSGSAKNSALINLHLATGQIGRPGAGPFSLTGQPNAMGGRETGSLSNLLPGHREAANSEHRAEVAEYWGIDSLPETPGLSAIELFEQVQAGKIKALWIACTNPAQSLPDQHKVQQALTTCPFVVLQEAFRTTETARFADLLLPAASWGEKEGTVTNSERRISHVRRAIPAPGAARPDWAITVDFARRLQARLQPDAPALFEFARPQALFDEYKVLTRGRDLDLSGISYAILDQSGPQQWPFPEGATLGTPRLYADGIFPTPSGRARFIADVYRAPSELRDARYPLTLNTGRLRDQWHGMSRTGTAARLFGHVSEAVLGLNADELNRHRLQPGDLVSLTSRRGSIVVPVGSDDSLRSGQAFLPMHWGDRFLKGGVNLLTQPAFDPLSKQPELKHSGVRIDKIDLPWKLFVLIEGDMQTLLTAIRPLCEAFDYVSLGLAGRERPGLVINAANAAAPEPELLQEIDRILGLNEGPVMAYDDPKRSIGKRVRLENGRITAVRLAGETLARHWLQSQWLEGSLNDNLRRWLLAPLSTPPGAGSTPTRGGKILCNCMNVSEGAIVAGIAQGLDLGQLKTQLGCGSMCGSCVPEIKRLLTAVAIN